One window from the genome of Clupea harengus chromosome 19, Ch_v2.0.2, whole genome shotgun sequence encodes:
- the LOC105901992 gene encoding ras-related protein Rab-25-like: MGSYNFVFKVVLIGESGVGKSNLLARFTKNEFNHDSRTTIGVEFSTRTIQLDTTVIKAQIWDTAGLERYRAITSAYYRGAVGALLVYDLTKHLTYEYVERWLKELYDHADPHIVIMLVGNKNDLEAQRTVPTDEAKVFAESKGLLFMETSALESTNVESAFLEVLTEIHRKVSSREVTRGSISAVALSAPIGPTSEAQNEGKSCCGS; encoded by the exons ATGGGGTCATACAACTTTGTCTTTAAGG TGGTACTCATCGGGGAGTCAGGAGTTGGGAAGAGCAACCTGTTGGCTCGCTTCACGAAAAACGAGTTCAACCATGACAGCCGCACCACCATTGGAGTGGAGTTCAGCACCCGGACCATCCAGCTGGACACCACCGTTATCAAAGCCCAGATATGGGACACGGCTGGACTAGAGCGCTACAGAGCCATCACCTCTGC GTACTACAGAGGAGCAGTAGGCGCCCTTCTGGTGTATGACTTGACCAAGCACCTGACCTATGAGTATGTGGAGCGCTGGCTGAAGGAGCTGTACGACCACGCCGACCCTCACATCGTGATCATGCTGGTGGGCAACAAGAACGACCTGGAGGCCCAACGCACCGTGCCAACAGATGAGGCCAAAGTCTTTGCAG AGAGTAAAGGTTTGCTGTTCATGGAGACATCAGCTTTGGAGTCCACAAATGTTGAATCTGCCTTCCTTGAAGTCTTAACAG aGATCCATAGGAAAGTGTCCAGCAGAGAGGTCACCAGGGGATCCATTAGTGCTGTGGCCCTTTCAGCTCCGATTGGCCCCACAAGCGAAGCCCAGAACGAGGGCAAATCCTGCTGTGGTTCCTGA
- the LOC105902061 gene encoding uncharacterized protein LOC105902061 isoform X1, translated as MAHYCTKMYHIVKFVDTEEVEVVPANWVKDGVCLWPPYKTQRILKASRCQEQPCANWIPFKVNLVHTAVSYSDAHRKLSVVEDQVDLHSEVEPGSSKRKREMMMNDSEDSEQMHEGMPSNAPTVICQHCGSPNDIPAMPETNSRGTDPVCSLLHNLLTNQELILEQLNVISRTIEPPHNNEDNELEPGLLPLKELDTLLDLEARLLFSSDLKHKLINTLALRGGMNVKDCVWRMMSHLLTNTLALKINWRGINGKTAFQSLQLKDVLTRSVRQNRMTAESSDMEIEGAIKRWLQLAADREGGRKARQMRQIEWVPSTPSTPSTPSTAAEASMEREPTTPFN; from the exons ATG GCCCATTACTGCACCAAGATGTATCACATTGTGAAATTTGTTGACACTGAAGAGGTGGAAGTAGTGCCAGCAAACTGGGTCAAGGATGGTGTTTGTCTATGGCCACCCTACAAAACCCAAAGGATCCTGAAAGCCTCAAGGTGCCAGGAGCAGCCATGTGCAAACTGGATCCCATTTAAAGTAAACCTAGTGCACACTGCAG TCAGTTACAGTGATGCACACAGGAAACTGTCAGTGGTCGAGGACCAAGTTGATCTTCATTCAGAAGTTGAACCAGGGAGTTCCAAACGAAAGCGGGAAATGAT GATGAATGATTCTGAAGACAGTGAACAAATGCATGAAGGCATGCCATCCAATGCACCCACAGTCATATGTCAGCACTGTGGCTCCCCTAATGACATTCCTGCCATGCCTGAGACAAACAGCAGGGGGACTGATCCAGTCTGTT CACTCCTGCATAATCTACTCACAAACCAAGAGCTGATCCTGGAGCAGCTGAATGTCATCTCCAGGACCATAGAGCCTCCGCATAACAACGAAGACAACGAACTGGAGCCAGGTCTTCTTCCACTAAAGGAGCTGGACACTCTGCTTGACCTGGAGGCGCGGTTGCTCTTCAGCTCTGACCTCAAACATAAATTG ATCAATACATTGGCTCTAAGAGGTGGGATGAATGTCAAGgactgtgtgtggaggatgatGAGTCACCTTCTCACCAACACACTTGCCTTGAAGATCAACTGGAGAGGCATCAATGGCAAGACAGCCTTCCAGTCCCTTCAATTAAAAGATGTGCTGACAA GATCTGTTCGTCAAAATCGCATGACCGCCGAATCCTCGGATATGGAAATCGAAGGTGCAATTAAACGGTGGCTACAGCTTGCGGCTGACAGGGAAGGTGGGAGAAAGGCACGTCAAATGAGACAAATTGAGTGGGTGCCTTCAACGCCCTCAACACCCTCAACACCTTCAACCGCTGCTGAGGCGTCAATGGAAAGAGAGCCTACCACTCCTTTCAATTGA
- the zbtb22a gene encoding zinc finger and BTB domain-containing protein 22, which yields MDRGCRGAAAPSGTAIQVCFPEVQGVLLEKLNQQREDGMLCDLSIHVQGQVFKAHRCVLAASSPYFHDQVLLKNVTTVSLPSVMDPLAFQSVLSSAYTGQLSIVREDIVNYVTVASFLQMWHIVDKCTEVLKQVRPLVEPSPVEITPPHGGSSRHQSPSSSDCFYVEQEDKGREKGQDCISSLEKRSRGIEQRGPLPPLATWRRPHLASRWRARSSPQSESFSQPHPLGSGSVFSPGNNEDPSASEGASGGSGHTHPSGPLVHMGRGSETVPTRLEGLADPSHLREKTRLKGALVSRKRQPSWGREGREDEVLQASQPGERGIEADEGVGEGLEEEITTKTQRAQRSGDYTPSTAPLERRTEASEKEEGEARTNIGLPDTAEDREPLPCGSGLCPPLPAQDQWQASPWLHQRDYRREEEDEVEEDMDFQHLGDGVFGRETYDEIEDGTGQVSQRPLLPSPDDGQFIPGQSDLSWVAGSQHSPSSTPFHPSASPPIPSSSSPQPNATGPYTGRLHFCHCGKAYTLKSMRDRHVKMQHLNLRPFSCPVCSKSFKMKHHLTKHLKTHGSVRPYECGLCGKKVVWRDSFLRHQARCERLTRAGMAVTADDGADVGDDGYIPHDGESFLSDSSHVKVEKMDFNGEEVPVMDGLDHMAFLSGGGSNLATPGKTLDGHVLKQEEGERFS from the exons ATGGACAGGGGTTGTAGAGGGGCTGCCGCCCCTTCTGGCACAGCAATACAAGTGTGCTTTCCGGAAGTGCAAGGAGTGCTCCTGGAGAAGCTGAACCAGCAACGCGAGGATGGCATGCTGTGCGACCTTTCCATCCACGTGCAAGGACAAGTGTTCAAGGCCCATCGCTGCGTCCTTGCAGCGTCCTCACCCTACTTTCATGACCAG GTCCTCTTGAAGAATGTTACAACTGTGTCTCTCCCATCAGTCATGGACCCTCTAGCTTTCCAAAGTGTCCTGAGCTCTGCCTACACCGGGCAGCTTAGCATAGTCCGTGAGGACATCGTCAACTACGTCACTGTAGCTAGCTTCCTGCAGATGTGGCATATCGTGGACAAGTGCACAGAGGTGTTAAAGCAGGTGCGCCCCTTAGTGGAACCAAGTCCAGTGGAAATCACACCACCTCACGGAGGCTCGTCCAGGCACCAGTCCCCAAGTAGTTCAGACTGCTTCTATGTAGAACAGGAGGACAAGGGTCGGGAGAAGGGCCAAGACTGCATATCATCCCTAGAGAAAAGGTCCAGGGGCATTGAGCAAAGGGGACCCCTGCCCCCCCTGGCTACCTGGAGGCGGCCACACCTGGCCTCCAGGTGGCGGGCTCGGTCGTCCCCGCAGTCTGAGTCCTTCAGCCAACCCCACCCACTGGGCTCTGGGTCTGTGTTCAGCCCTGGGAACAATGAAGATCCTTCAGCCAGTGAGGGAGCCAGTGGTGGTAGTGGCCATACACATCCCTCTGGCCCTTTAGTACACATGGGGAGAGGATCAGAGACTGTTCCTACTCGGCTTGAAGGGCTTGCTGACCCTTCCCACTTGAGAGAGAAGACACGTCTGAAGGGAGCACTCGTGAGTCGTAAGAGACAGCCGAGCTGGGGccgagagggaagggaggacgAAGTGCTCCAGGCAAGCCAGCCTGGTGAGAGGGGGATCGAGGCAGATGAAGGTGTAGGTGAAGGTTTAGAAGAGGAAATCACAACGAAAACCCAAAGGGCACAGCGGTCTG gAGACTACACACCAAGCACGGCACCACTGGAAAGACGAACAGAGGCCTCTgaaaaggaagaaggagaggctAGGACTAACATAGGCCTGCCAGACACTGCAGAGGACCGGGAGCCACTACCCTGTGGGTCTGGTCTGTGCCCACCTCTCCCTGCCCAGGATCAGTGGCAGGCAAGTCCATGGCTTCACCAGAGAGActacagaagagaggaggaggatgaggtggAAGAGGACATGGACTTTCAGCACCTGGGAGATGGTGTGTTCGGCAGGGAAACGTACGACGAAATTGAGGATGGGACTGGACAAGTGTCTCAAAGGCCCTTGTTGCCATCCCCGGATGACGGACAGTTCATCCCCGGCCAGTCGGACCTCAGCTGGGTCGCCGGCAGCCAACACTCGCCATCCTCCACCCCCTTTCATCCCTCCGCCTCGCCCCCAATCCCCTCTTCCTCGTCTCCACAGCCCAATGCCACAGGCCCATACACAGGAAGGCTCCACTTCTGTCACTGTGGCAAGGCCTACACACTGAAGAGCATGCGCGACCGCCACGTGAAGATGCAGCACCTCAATCTCAGGCCCTTCTCTTGCCCCGTGTGCTCCAAATCCTTCAAGATGAAGCACCACCTCACCAAGCACCTGAAGACCCACGGCAGCGTGCGGCCCTACGAGTGCGGGCTGTGCGGGAAGAAGGTGGTCTGGAGGGACAGTTTCCTGCGACACCAGGCCCGTTGTGAGCGACTGACTAGAGCCGGAATGGCGGTCACTGCAGACGATGGAGCAGACGTTGGAGATGATGGGTACATTCCACATGATGGTGAaagcttcctgtctgacagtaGTCATGTGAAAGTGGAAAAGATGGACTTTAATGGAGAAGAGGTGCCTGTTATGGATGGACTAGACCATATGGCATTTCTGTCAGGTGGGGGCAGTAACTTAGCAACTCCAGGAAAGACACTGGATGGACATGTTTTAAAGCAAGAAGAAGGGGAGAGGTTTAGCTGA
- the LOC105902061 gene encoding uncharacterized protein LOC105902061 isoform X2, whose translation MYHIVKFVDTEEVEVVPANWVKDGVCLWPPYKTQRILKASRCQEQPCANWIPFKVNLVHTAVSYSDAHRKLSVVEDQVDLHSEVEPGSSKRKREMMMNDSEDSEQMHEGMPSNAPTVICQHCGSPNDIPAMPETNSRGTDPVCSLLHNLLTNQELILEQLNVISRTIEPPHNNEDNELEPGLLPLKELDTLLDLEARLLFSSDLKHKLINTLALRGGMNVKDCVWRMMSHLLTNTLALKINWRGINGKTAFQSLQLKDVLTRSVRQNRMTAESSDMEIEGAIKRWLQLAADREGGRKARQMRQIEWVPSTPSTPSTPSTAAEASMEREPTTPFN comes from the exons ATGTATCACATTGTGAAATTTGTTGACACTGAAGAGGTGGAAGTAGTGCCAGCAAACTGGGTCAAGGATGGTGTTTGTCTATGGCCACCCTACAAAACCCAAAGGATCCTGAAAGCCTCAAGGTGCCAGGAGCAGCCATGTGCAAACTGGATCCCATTTAAAGTAAACCTAGTGCACACTGCAG TCAGTTACAGTGATGCACACAGGAAACTGTCAGTGGTCGAGGACCAAGTTGATCTTCATTCAGAAGTTGAACCAGGGAGTTCCAAACGAAAGCGGGAAATGAT GATGAATGATTCTGAAGACAGTGAACAAATGCATGAAGGCATGCCATCCAATGCACCCACAGTCATATGTCAGCACTGTGGCTCCCCTAATGACATTCCTGCCATGCCTGAGACAAACAGCAGGGGGACTGATCCAGTCTGTT CACTCCTGCATAATCTACTCACAAACCAAGAGCTGATCCTGGAGCAGCTGAATGTCATCTCCAGGACCATAGAGCCTCCGCATAACAACGAAGACAACGAACTGGAGCCAGGTCTTCTTCCACTAAAGGAGCTGGACACTCTGCTTGACCTGGAGGCGCGGTTGCTCTTCAGCTCTGACCTCAAACATAAATTG ATCAATACATTGGCTCTAAGAGGTGGGATGAATGTCAAGgactgtgtgtggaggatgatGAGTCACCTTCTCACCAACACACTTGCCTTGAAGATCAACTGGAGAGGCATCAATGGCAAGACAGCCTTCCAGTCCCTTCAATTAAAAGATGTGCTGACAA GATCTGTTCGTCAAAATCGCATGACCGCCGAATCCTCGGATATGGAAATCGAAGGTGCAATTAAACGGTGGCTACAGCTTGCGGCTGACAGGGAAGGTGGGAGAAAGGCACGTCAAATGAGACAAATTGAGTGGGTGCCTTCAACGCCCTCAACACCCTCAACACCTTCAACCGCTGCTGAGGCGTCAATGGAAAGAGAGCCTACCACTCCTTTCAATTGA
- the LOC105902057 gene encoding sodium channel subunit beta-1, with the protein MCRKLDGYQVKMTPVRVFLVALFCTMYVSLVGGACAEVDSDTEAVAGQAFKLGCISCKMRGEVPSEATIDWFFKSKGESEFVPIYNYDGQTSMIKDDRFEDRLEWFGSQNTIDIQDASIYITNVTFNDSGVYRCLFNRILNYDHYEYDTEVNKFVQLTVVAKATRSTASIVSEVMMYVSIIGLQVWLAVEMVYCYKKIMAHGEEALRASAEEYVAIASESKDNCAGVQVAE; encoded by the exons ATGTGCCGTAAACTGGACGGGTACCAAGTGAAAATGACTCCGGTGCGTGTTTTCCTCGTGGCCTTGTTTTGTACAATGTATG TTTCCTTGGTCGGAGGAGCCTGTGCTGAGGTGGACTCTGACACAGAGGCGGTGGCCGGCCAGGCCTTCAAGCTGGGATGCATCTCCTGCAAGATGAGGGGGGAGGTGCCGTCCGAAGCAACCATAGACTGGTTCTTCAAGTCCAAAGGAGAATCAGAATTTGTTCCC ATATATAATTACGACGGCCAGACCTCGATGATTAAAGATGACCGCTTTGAAGATCGCTTGGAGTGGTTCGGGAGCCAAAACACTATAGATATCCAGGATGCATCCATCTACATCACCAACGTCACCTTCAACGACAGCGGAGTCTACCGCTGCCTGTTCAACCGAATCCTGAACTATGACCACTATGAATATGACACAGAGGTCAACAAGTTCGTCCAGCTCACTGTGGTGGCCAAAG CAACCCGAAGTACAGCCTCCATCGTGTCAGAGGTCATGATGTATGTGTCCATCATCGGGCTACAGGTCTGGCTAGCGGTGGAGATGGTATACTGCTACAAGAAGATCATGGCGCACGGAGAGGAGGCGTTACGGGCGAGCGC GGAAGAGTATGTAGCAATAGCTTCTGAAAGCAAAGACAACTGTGCTGGAGTGCAAGTAGCAGAATAA
- the casd1 gene encoding N-acetylneuraminate 9-O-acetyltransferase, whose product MEIASEEVDIGEAATALGAACEITNPAMHPTTETDSNSAYAPVCSPFDYSATVVRLSACCHGGAKMAVLAYSLGKREINQYFSIKNAKVLSFAAVVLLIAFHSASRYYGGGDTCEWLLSSGRFLGENVWQPYGCMMHKYKSTEAKSCLSHKRVAFIGDSRIRQLFYSYIKIIDPEHREEGIKHENIPFEDRASSLKVDFLWYAEVNNSLKEHLKLWVENMSAKPDVIIIGAATWSIKLHGGSSETVLQYKANITVIAPLLEALAEDSEVYWVLQDPVHEELLSESRKMITNEEIDMYNEAAVSALNSSKRNAKAKVRFLEAKRQAAMETIAQSDDGLHLPEGTRNVGAMVVMNAVCNKVLQPIDGSCCQALPAPSALQKLTAGAFLVCMVGFLVLHVLGYRHQRKTRPPVPPDLESGEEKKKPNSAVAALNSRGPLLSVCKMGLIMGYFYLCDRGDVFMKEQKFYTHSSFFIPLIYMFVLGIFYNENSKETKLLNREQTDEWKGWMQLVILIYHISGASAFLPVYMHVRVLVAAYLFQTGYGHFSFFWLKGDFGLYRVCQVLFRLNFLVVVLCLVMDRPYQFYYFVPLVTFWFAVVYATMALWPQILQKKANANGIWNLGILMKLLGLLLFICFFAYSQGLFERVFFIWPISKLFELQGSIHEWWFRWKLDRFAVIHGMVFAFTYLALQKCQLLSEGKGEPLFSTRISNCLLFISVVSFMTYSIWASSCKNKTECNEMHPYISVVQILAFVLIRNIPGYARSLYSSFFAWFGKISLELFICQYHIWLAADTKGILVLVPGNPSLNIIVSTFIFVCVAHEISLITNDLAQVVIPKENGPLLKRMLALTAFLGALLLLSRDH is encoded by the exons ATGGAGATTGCATCTGAAGAAGTTGACATCGGCGAAGCAGCCACAGCACTAGGAGCAGCATGCGAAATAACAAATCCGGCTATGCACCCAACCACTGAGACTGACAGCAATAGCGCCTACGCGCCGGTGTGCAGCCCGTTCGACTACTCCGCCACTGTTGTTCGTCTATCTGCTTGTTGTCATGGAGGAGCCAAGATGGCGGTCCTGGCCTACAGCCTGGGTAAACGAGAAATAAATCAGTATTTTAGCATTAAAAATGCAAAGGTACTCTCGTTTGCCGCAGTCGTTCTTCTTATCGCATTTCACTCTGCATCACGGTACTATGGAG GTGGAGACACATGCGAATGGCTGCTGTCCAGCGGACGTTTTTTGGGGGAGAATGTGTGGCAGCCTTATGGCTGTATGATGCACAAGTATAAAAGCAC GGAAGCAAAGTCTTGCCTCAGCCACAAGAGAGTAGCATTTATTGGTGACTCCAGAATTCGGCAACTTTTTTATTCTTATATCAAAATTATTGACCCTGAACACAGAGAAGAAGGAATCAAG CATGAAAATATCCCCTTCGAAGATCGGGCTTCCTCTCTCAAAGTG GATTTCTTATGGTACGCAGAAGTGAACAACTCCCTGAAGGAACATCTAAAACTATGGGTAGAG AATATGTCTGCAAAACCAGACGTCATCATAATTGGTGCCGCAACG TGGTCCATCAAACTCCACGGTGGCAGCAGCGAGACTGTGCTCCAGTACAAAGCCAACATCACGGTCATAGCGCCATTGCTGGAGGCCCTAGCTGAGGACAGCGAGGTCTACTGGGTTTTACAAG ATCCTGTCCATGAGGAGCTGCTGAGTGAGAGCCGTAAGATGATCACCAACGAGGAGATCGACATGTACAACGAGGCAGCCGTGAGCGCCCTCAACAGCAGCAAGAGGAACGCCAAGGCCAAAGTCCGATTCTTGGAGGCCAAACGGCAGGCAGCCATGGAAACCATTGCTCAGTCCGATGACGGCTTGCACCTGCCTGAGGGCACCAGAAATGTG GGTGCCATGGTGGTGATGAACGCGGTCTGCAACAAAGTGCTGCAGCCCATCGACGGCTCCTGCTGCCAGGCCCTCCCTGCCCCTAGTGCCCTGCAGAAATTGACGGCCGGGGCCTTCCTGGTCTGCATGGTTGGCTTCCTGGTGCTCCACGTTCTGGGCTACCGGCACCAGCGCAAGACCCGTCCACCGGTCCCCCCCGACTTGGAGAGCggggaggaaaagaagaagcCAAACTCGGCGGTGGCAGCTCTCAACTCCAGGGGTCCGCTGCTGTCCGTGTGCAAGATGGGCCTGATCATGGGCTACTTCTACCTGTGTGACCGCGGCGACGTCTTCATGAAGGAACAGAagttctacacacactcctccttctTCATCCCCCTCATTTACATGTTTGTGCTAGGGATCTTCTACAACGAGAACAGCAAGGAG ACCAAATTACTgaacagagagcagacagaTGAATGGAAGGGCTGGATGCAGCTGGTCATCCTCATCTACCACATATCAGGAGCGAGTGCA TTCCTACCGGTCTACATGCACGTGCGAGTTCTCGTGGCGGCGTACCTTTTTCAGACGGGATATGgccacttctctttcttttggcTCAAGGGAGACTTTGGCCTCTACCGAGTGTGCCAG GTGCTGTTTCGGCTCAACTTCCTGGtagttgtgctgtgtttggtcATGGACAGACCGTACCAGTTCTACTACTTTGTTCCGCTGGTGACCTTCTGGTTCGCCGTCGTCTACGCCACCATGGCTCTCTGGCCCCAGATACTGCAGAAGAAGGCTAACG CTAACGGTATATGGAATCTCGGGATCCTTATGAAGCTACTCGGCTTGCTGCTCTTCATATGTTTTTTTGCGTATTCACAG gggCTCTTTGAGAGGGTCTTCTTCATCTGGCCCATTTCAAAGCTCTTTGAATTACAAGGAAGCATCCATGAATGGTGGTTCCGTTGGAAGCTTGATAGATTT GCTGTGATTCATGGGATGgtgtttgccttcacctacctGGCGCTGCAGAAGTGTCAGCTCCTCTCCGAGGGCAAAGGGGAGCCTCTGTTCTCCACGCGAATCTCCAACTGCCTCCTCTTCATATCGGTGGTGTCGTTCATG ACCTACTCCATATGGGCCAGTAGCTGCAAGAACAAAACGGAGTGCAATGAGATGCACCCTTACATCTCTGTTGTGCAG ATCCTGGCGTTCGTGCTTATCCGGAACATTCCTGGCTACGCGCGATCTCTGTACAGCTCGTTTTTTGCGTGGTTTGGGAAGATTTCCCTAGAG CTCTTCATCTGCCAGTACCACATCTGGCTAGCGGCCGACACCAAGGGCATCCTGGTCCTTGTGCCCGGCAACCCCTCGCTCAACATCATCGTCAGCACCTTCATCTTCGTGTGCGTGGCGCACGAGATTTCGCTGATCACCAATGACCTGGCGCAGGTGGTGATCCCCAAGGAGAACGGGCCGCTGCTCAAGAGGATGCTGGCCCTGACCGCCTTCCTGGGCGCTCTGCTGTTGCTCTCCAGGGACCActga